A stretch of Flavobacterium sp. N1994 DNA encodes these proteins:
- a CDS encoding DUF4294 domain-containing protein has protein sequence MKSKIQDYQNSNFKIMSKKLIYFFFFFTISFTSKGQITNDSIKKEVVKDENDTIVPLEEVVVYKHRLNAAELKEFQLLQNRVYKVYPLARVAAERLTVLNKNMDKLQSKREKKKYFKIVEDYMENEFTGQLKKLSRKQGQILVKLIHRQTGYTTFELIKDYKSGWKAFWSNNTARLFDINLKTKYAPYEVNEDFLIETILDRAFLRGRLVPQVPANPVDIDQLYSFWEKKAQTLQK, from the coding sequence ATGAAATCAAAGATTCAAGATTACCAAAACAGCAATTTTAAAATCATGAGTAAAAAGTTAATTTATTTCTTTTTTTTCTTTACTATTTCCTTCACTTCAAAAGGACAAATAACTAACGATTCTATTAAAAAAGAGGTGGTTAAAGACGAAAACGATACGATTGTCCCTCTAGAAGAAGTGGTTGTTTATAAACATAGACTAAACGCTGCTGAACTAAAGGAATTTCAATTACTTCAAAACAGAGTCTATAAGGTTTATCCTCTAGCAAGAGTAGCCGCAGAAAGATTGACAGTGTTGAATAAGAATATGGATAAGTTGCAATCTAAAAGAGAAAAAAAGAAATACTTCAAAATAGTAGAAGACTATATGGAGAACGAATTCACAGGACAACTCAAAAAACTTTCCAGAAAACAAGGACAAATATTAGTCAAATTAATCCATCGCCAAACAGGTTATACAACTTTCGAGCTTATCAAAGACTATAAAAGCGGATGGAAAGCCTTTTGGTCCAATAATACCGCAAGATTATTTGATATCAATCTCAAAACAAAATACGCTCCCTATGAAGTTAACGAAGACTTCTTGATAGAAACCATTCTAGATAGAGCTTTTCTGAGAGGCCGATTAGTTCCTCAAGTACCAGCTAATCCAGTTGATATAGACCAGCTATATAGTTTCTGGGAGAAAAAAGCTCAAACTCTCCAAAAATAA